Within Enterobacter sp. RHBSTW-00175, the genomic segment GAGATAAATTTGTTTGGTGATATCCGTAAAGTGCCGGATGGGGTTAATCCATGTAAGATCCTGCAACCACACCGGCATGTTCTCGATGGGAGAAACATACCCCGAGAGCAAGATCGCCGGCATCATAAAGACGAATACCCCGATAAACGCCTGCTGTTGCGTGGAGCACAGCGCTGAAATCAACAGACCAAATCCCACCAGTGACAGACCGTAAATCACCATAGTGAAGTAGAACAGGGCCAGCGATCCGGCAAAGGGAATTTGATATGCCCAGATCCCCACGCCCAGCACAATTGTCGCCTGGAAGGTGGCAACAATCAGCGCCGGAACGGCTTTACCGACAAAAATCTGCCAGGTGGCCAGCGGGGAAACCAGCAGTTGATCGAGCGTGCCTTGCTCGCGTTCACGGGCGACCGACAACGAGGTTACGATCATCACACCAATGGTGGTGATCATGGCGATAAGCGACGGCACCACAAACCATTTGTAGTCCAGATTCGGGTTATACCAGTTACGCACCACCAACTGGCTGTTGTTGGGTTTAGGTTTGCCTTCCATCAGCTCCTGCTGATAGTCCTTGACCACCTGTTGCAGGTAATTTGCGGCAATTTGCGCACTGTTCGAGTTACGCCCGTCCAGAATCAGCTGCATCGGTGCAGTCTGCCAGGTATCCAGGTTGCGGGAAAAGTCGGCCGGGAAACGCACCAGCAGCAGCGCTTTTTGCGTGTCGATGGTGGGCTGGATCTCCCTGGGGCTTTTCAGCAGCAGAATGTGGGTAAAGGCTTTCGCCCGGGCAAAACGCTGCGTCAGCTCTACGGAGTGTTTCCCGCTGTCCTCGTTGTAGATGGCAATGGTGGCGTTCGTCACCTCAAGCGTCGCAGCAAACGGGAACAGGAATACCTGGATCAGCACGGGCAGGATCAAAATGGCGCGGGTTTGCGGCTCGCGCAGCAGCGATTGCAGCTCTTTGCGGATCAATGTCCATAAACGGTGAAACATGCTCGCTCCTTAATCCAGTCGCCGTTTGGTTTTTACCCACGTCAGCCCAATAAACATTACCGCTGACACCATCAAAAACAGGATGTTGACAATCAGCACCGCCGGAATATTCCCGGCCAGGAACAGGCTTTGCAGCGTACTGACAAAATAACGCGCTGGAATGATATAGGTCACCGCACGGATGACGGCTGGCATACTGTCTATCTGGAAGATAAAGCCCGACAGCATGATAGACGGCAAAAAGGCGGCGTTTAGCGCAACCTGCGCGGCGTTAAACTGGTTACGGGTGATGGTTGAAATCAGCAGCCCCATGCCCAGGGTGCTCAGTAAAAACAGACTGGTGATAAAGAACAACAGCACCAGCGAACCGCGATAAGGCACTCCCAGAATGAACACCGACACCAGCATACAGAGCAGCATGGCCAGCATTCCGAGGAAGTAATAGGGGATAAGCTTACAGAGCAGCAGCTCCACCCGCGTGACCTCGGTTGAGAGCAGCGCTTCCATGGTACCGCGCTCCCACTCGCGGGCGATCACCAGCGACGTGAGGATAGCCCCGATCACCGTCATGATAATGGTCACCGCACCCGGAATAATAAAATGCTGGCTGATGGCGGCAGGGTTAAACCAGTAGCGGGTCTGTATGTCGATCAGCGGTTCGAAGGTTTCCCCCCTGTCTTCCGCCCGCTGTTTCTGCCAGAGCTGCCAGATGCCTTCGACATAGCCCTGCACAAAGTTGGCGGTGTTAGGCTCGCTGCCGTCGGTGATGACCTGAATCGGCGCGTCGGTATTTGCGCGCGCCATGTTGGCGGCGAAATCGACCGGGATAACCACCAGGCCGCGAATTTTCCCCGCCTGCATTTTCTGGATCAACGCCTGGCGATCGTCGCTGATGGTGGCGTCAATGTAGGGCGAGCCGGTCATGGCGTGGGTGAAATTCAGGGCCTCTTCGCTGTGCTGCTCCAGCAAAATCCCCACCCGCAGCTTGCTGGAGTCGAGGTTTATCCCGTAGCCAAAGATAAACAGCAGCAGCAGCGGGATTACTACCGCAATCAGCCAGCTGCTGGGATCGCGTACGATCTGGCGGGTTTCTTTGATGCATAACGCCCGCACCCGGCGCCATGAAATCGCGTTATGACTCATTAGCGTGTTCCTTATCCCAGTCGTGAATGAGCGTGATAAACGCCTGCTCCATGGTGGGGTCCGGTTGCTTATCGTCGGCGGCCTGGCTTTTCAGATCATCCGGCGTGCCGTGGGCGATCAATTTGCCGCGATACACCAGCCCGATGCGGTCGCAATATTCCGCTTCATCCATAAAGTGAGTGGTCACCATGACGGTAACGCCTTTCTCCACCATGCTATTGATGTGCAGCCAGAACTCGCGGCGGGTGAGGGGGTCAACCCCAGAGGTTGGCTCATCAAGAAACAAGATGTCAGGTTCATGCATCAGCGAGCAGGCCAGTGCCAGACGCTGCTTGAAACCGAGTGGCAGGTCGTCAGTGGCGTGAGAGGCAATGTTCGTCAGGCTGAACGCGTCGCTCATGCGGCTGATTTTCTCGTTTTGCGCGCGCCCGCACAGGCCGTAAACGCCGGAGAAAAAGCGTAAGTTCTGTTCAACGGTCAGGTTGCCGTACAACGAGAATTTTTGTGCCATGTAGCCGAGGTGTTGCCGCGCTTTCCCGGAGCTCACTTTCAGATCCATATCCAGCACCAGCGCCTTACCAGAGGTTGGCACCAGCAGGCCGCACATCATTTTAAAGGTGGTGGATTTGCCCGCACCGTTGGGGCCCAGCAGGCCAAAGATCTCGCCGCGTTTCACCGCGAAATTGACGTTGTCGGTGGCGGCAAAATCGCCAAACTTTTTGGTCAGGGATTTGGCTTCAATCACCGTTTCGCCTGGTGTGCCATCAACGGTATGCAGGATCGCCCCCAGCGGGGATTCTGACGTTCCTGCACCGCCCAGCAGGTCGATAAACGCGTCTTCAAAACGCGGTGCGGTCTCTTCTATCTCCACATCCGGCATTCCCTGCGCCTGGCGAATGTCGTCCACCGTGGCCTCTTTTTTGAGAATGACCCGCACAGATCGCCCCTGAATCATCCCGTCGCTGACCTGCGGCAGTTTCAACACTCGCTGGAGCAGCTTGCGGTTGGACTCCTGCGGGCTGTGCAACAAGAAGCTGCGCCCGGCCATGCTTTGCGTGAGCTTTGTCGGCTCGCCCTGATAAAGCAGCTCTCCTTCGTTCATCAGCAAGACATCGCGACACTGTTCCGCTTCGTCGAGGTAAGACGTGCTCCAGAGAATCAGCATCCCGTCGCCTGCAAGCTCGTGCACCATTTGCCACAACTCACGGCGCGAAATGGGATCCACGCCCACGCCGGGTTCATCAAGCAGCAGCACTTTTGGCTCACCCACCAGCGTGCAGGCCAGCCCGAGTTTTTGCTTCATCCCGCCGGATAACTTACCCGCGAGGCGCTCCGTGAACGGCCCGAGCGAGGTAAATTCCAGCAGGCGGGCGAAGGTTTTTTGCCGTGTTTCCCCGGTGACGCTGCGTAAATCGGCATACAGATTCAGGTTTTCCATCACCGTTAAATCTTCGTACAGACCGAATTTCTGCGGCATATACCCCAGCATGGCGTGAAGGGCGCTGTCGTCCTGGACGGGATCAAGCCCCAGCACGCGGGCGCGCCCGTCATCAGGTTTGAGTAACCCGGCGAGCATTCGCATCAGCGTGGTTTTGCCTGCGCCATCGGGGCCAACCAGCCCCGTGACATAGCCCTTTTGCAGCGTACAGTTCAGCGGCGCGACGGCGGGTTTATCCATGCCCGCGAAGCGTTTTACCAGATTGTCGAGTTGAATAACCGCATCATTCATGTCGTTCCCCGTCGGTGAATTTCACGGTAACCGGCATCCCCTGACGAAGGGAATCGTCAGCGTCTGTCACAATGATGCGCAGACGATAGACCAGGTCAGTACGCAGATCTGGCGTTTCAACGGTTTTCGGCGTGAACTCAGCGGTTGGCGACACAAAGCCCACCTTGCCGTGGTATGGCTTGTCAGGGCGACCATCGGTATAAAGCAGCAGCTCACGCCCAGGCCTGACCTGGCTGAGGTTCGGCTCGTCGATATAGGCACGCACCCACACCGGGCGCGTCAGCGAAAGGGTCAGTACGGTGCTGCCTGCGCTTAACATGCTGCCGGGCTCTACGGCGCGGGTCATTAGCGTACCGTCGGACGGGGCAACCAGCGTGGTGTCATGCAAATCCAGTTGTGCCTGCGCCAGTTGCGCCTGCGCCTGTTCAAGGCTGGCTTTGGCCTGTGCGATATCCTGCGGGCGATTACCGGTGTGATACTGGCTTAATTTATCCTGCGCGGATTTAAGCGTTGCCTGCGCCTGGTCGCGGGAAGAACGGGCATTTTCCAGGTCGTTGGCGGAAATGGTGCGGCTTTTCCACAGCCCCTGCTGACGGGCGTAGAAGTTCTGCGCATAGTCGTAGGCGGCCTGCGCCTGTTTGACTGCCGCCGCGGCCTGGGCAATTTCTTCATCGCGATAGCCTGCCAGCATCAGGTCATATTGTGCCTGGGCGACGGAAACGCCTGCTTTTGCCTGCATCAGCGCGTTCTCGTAAGGCGCGGTGTCCAGCACGCCTAACGTCTGCCCGGTTTTAATCGTGTCACCTTCATCAACAGAAAGCGAAGCCAGGCGGCCGCCAACGCGGAAACTCATGTCCACCGTTCGAATATCGACGTTGCCGTACAGCGTCAGGCCGTTGTCTTGTCGGCTCTGATACCACAGCCAGCCACCGATCCCCGCAGCAAGCAGAATAACGACCACCAGAATGATGGCGACAGGTTTTTTCATGACTTCAGGCTCCTTTGCGTTAAGCCTTGCAGGATCAGATCAAGGTGACAGGTGATCACCTGGCTAATCTGCGCGGCTTTATCCTCATCAAATTGTGTCCAGCCGGTGCGTAACAAAATGGTTTCCCGTCCCAGGCGAAAAGCCAGTACTTCGCCCAGCAGGGCGTGGGTATGCAAAATGGTCTCAGTATCGCTGGCATCACGGCCGGTATAGGCCGCAATGAGCCGGGTCAGGTGCGTGTGCATTGGGGAGATCACCTGATCGTGAACCAACTGGTAGGCGGCGGAAGGCGAGAGTTGTTCGCGTGAGATAAACTTACTCAGGTTCAGCGTATCGTCGTGCGTCAGCAGGCGGATCATATTATGGCAGGCGTTAAGGATAAGCTGACGGATGGCGGCCCGGTCAGGCGAGGGCTGGCTGAACAGCGCGGTGGTTTCGTCAACGTGCTGGCGAAAATGCGTGCTGATAAAATCGGCAATCCACTGTGCGCAGGCGAGGTACAAATCCTCTTTTGAGCCAAAATAGTAGGTAATGGCCGCTATGTTCTGCCCGGCCTGCGCGGCAATATCGCGCGTGGTGGCATGAAGTCCATACTCGCCAAACTGTGCCAGGGCGGCGGCGATAAGCTGGCTTTTGGCCTGTTCGCCTTTGGTTGTTGTCGGGGTTGTATTCATAGCAGCACTTAAAATTAATCAATCGATTGATTAAGATTATGCCCGGTTCACAATTTTGTCCAGTTGCACTCTTGTGCGGGAAATATTTCGTCGATGAATCACAGAGGGATATTTTATGCGCCACGTCACAAAAGCTGCTACACTCCGCTGCTTCGCGACATTGTGGTTTTTGTCCTCTCATATTCGTTATATCTCCCTGAAAACTACACCTGTGATGGTCGGGGCGGTTCGGAGTTTTTATGTCTTTTGATTCCCTTGGCCTGAACCCGGAAATTCTGCGCGCGATTGCAGAGCAGGGCTACGTTGAGCCTACCCCAATTCAGACGCAGGCAATCCCTGCCGTGCTGCAAGGCCGCGACCTGATGGCCAGCGCCCAGACCGGTACCGGTAAAACCGCTGGCTTTACCCTGCCGCTCCTGGAGCTGTTGGTTAAAAACCAGCCGCACGCAAAAAGTCGTCGCCCGGTGCGCGCCCTGATCCTCACGCCAACCCGTGAACTGGCAGCACAGATTGGTGAGAACGTGCGTGAGTACAGCCGCTATCTCAACATTCGCTCACTGGTGGTCTTTGGCGGGGTTAGCATCAATCCGCAGATGATGAAACTGCGCGGTGGCGTGGACGTGCTGGTGGCAACGCCGGGTCGTCTGCTGGATTTGGAACACCAGAATGCGGTGAAGCTCGATAGCATCGAAATCCTGGTGCTGGATGAAGCTGACCGGATGCTGGACATGGGCTTCATTCATGATATTCGTCGTGTGCTGGCTAAGCTGCCGTCACGTCGCCAGAACCTGCTGTTCTCTGCGACCTTCTCTGACGAAATCAAAGCCCTTGCTGAGAAACTGCTGCATAACCCGCTGGAAGTGGAAGTGGCGCGCCGTAACACGGCCTCCGAGCAGGTGACCCAGCATGTGCATTTCGTTGATAAAAAACGTAAGCGGGAACTGCTCTCGCAGATGATTGGCCAGGGCAACTGGCAGCAGGTGCTGGTGTTCACCCGTACCAAACATGGTGCCAACCACCTGGCGGAACAGCTGAATAAAGACGGCATTCGCAGCGCCGCTATTCACGGTAACAAGAGCCAGGGCGCGCGTACCCGTGCGCTGGCAGATTTTAAATCTGGTGATATTCGCGTGCTGGTGGCAACCGACATCGCCGCGCGTGGTCTGGACATTGAAGAGCTGCCACACGTGGTGAACTACGAGCTGCCAAACGTGCCGGAAGACTATGTTCACCGTATCGGCCGTACCGGTCGTGCCGCGGCAACCGGTGAAGCGTTGTCTCTGGTCTGCGTTGATGAGCACAAACTGTTGCGTGACATCGAACGTCTGCTGAAAAAAGAGATCCCACGCATCGAAATCCCGGGCTACGAAGTGGATCCGTCCATTAAAGCCGAGCCGATTCAGAACGGCCGTCAGGGTGGCGGTGGCCGTGGTCAGGGTGGTGGCGGTCGTGGCCAGCAACCGCGTCGTGCTGAAGGTGGCGCGCCAAAAGCATCAGGCAAACCGCCGCGTCGCAACAACGAGGCAAAACCAGCGGGTGAAAACCCGTGGCGCAGTGGCGAAGGGAAACCGGCAGGAGAAGGCCAACGCCGACGCCGCCCGCGTAAACCTGCCAGCGCGCAGTAATCTGGAAGCCCGGCCGTAAAGCCGGGCTTTTCTTTTTGCGACAACGAAAAGAAAGTGCCACAATAGTGGCTGTTTATACAGTGTTTCAGGTTTTCCGATGGCTTTAACCGCTGCGCTAAAAGCGCAAATTGGCGCCTGGTATAAGGCGTTACAACAGCAGATCCCCGACTTTATCCCCCGAGCGCCGCAGCGGCAGATGATTGCTGACGTGGCAAAAACGCTCGCCGGGGACGACGGGCGACATCTGGCGATTGAAGCCCCCACGGGGGTCGGGAAAACTCTGTCGTACCTGATCCCCGGCATTGCCATCGCCCGTGAAGAACAAAAAACGCTGGTGGTCAGTACCGCCAACGTGGCGTTGCAGGATCAGATCTACAGCAAAGATTTACCGCTGCTGCGCAAAATTATCCCGGATCTGCGCTTTACGGCGGCATTTGGGCGCGGGCGTTATGTTTGCCCGCGTAACCTGACGGCGCTTGCCAGCAGCGAGCCCACGCAGCAGGATCTGCTCGCATTTCTGGATGACGAGCTGACGCCAAACAACAAAGCCGAGCAGGATCAGTGTGCGAAGCTAAAAGCCTCTCTGGATAGCTATAAGTGGGACGGCCTGCGCGATCACACCGATCAGGCCATAGGCGATGACCTGTGGCGTCGGCTCAGTACTGATAAAGCCAGCTGTCTGAACCGTAACTGCCACTACTACCGCGAATGCCCGTTTTTTGTCGCACGCCGTGAAATTCAGGAAGCAGAAGTGGTGGTGGCTAATCACGCGCTGGTGATGGCCGCACTGGAAAGCGAAGCGGTTCTGCCGGAACCGAAAAATTTGCTGCTGGTGCTGGATGAAGGCCACCATTTGCCAGATGTGGCGCGGGACGCGCTGGAAATGAGCGCTGAGATCACTGCGCCGTGGTTTCGCTTGCAGCTGGATCTGTTCTGCAAACTGGTGGCGACGTGTATGGAGCAGTTCCGTCCTAAAACCACGCCACCGCTGGCAGTGCCTGAGCGTCTGAGCGAACACTGCGAAGAGGCTTATAGCCTGATTGCCTCACTCAATAACATCCTCAATCTTTGGCTTCCGGCAACGCAGGAGGCTGAACATCGCTTTGCGATGGGCGAACTCCCGAATGAAGTGATGGCGATTTGTCAGCAACTGGCAAAGCATCTTGAAAAGCTGCGCGGGCTGGCGGAGATGTTTTTAAACGATCTCAGTGAGAAAACCGGTACGCATGATGTGGTGCGATTGCACCGCATCCTGCTCCAGATGAACCGCGCGCTGGGGATGTTTGAAGCACAAAGTAAGCTGTGGCGACTGGCCTCGATGGCGCAGGCCTCTGGCGCGCCGGTCACCAAATGGGCCACCCGTGAAGTGAAAGACGGCCAGGCACATCTGTTTTTCCACTGCGTGGGGATCCGCGTGGCCGATCAGCTGGAAAAACTTATCTGGCGTAGCGTGCCGCATGTGGTGGTGACGTCGGCCACGCTGCGTTCCCTGAACAGTTTTTCACGTTTGCAGGAAATGAGCGGCCTGAAAGAGAAAGCGGGCGATCGCTTCGTGGCGCTGGACTCGCCGTTTAACCACTGCGAGCAGGGGAAGCTTGTGATCCCGCGTATGAAGTATGAACCGCTTATCGACAACGAAGAGCAGCATATTGCCGAGATGGCCGCCTACTTCCGCGAGCAGGTTGAGAGCAAAAAACACTCCGGGATGCTGGTGCTGTTTGCCAGCGGGCGCGCGATGCAGCGCTTCCTGGAACATGTTACTGACCTGCGGTTGTTGCTGCTGGTGCAGGGCGATCAGCCGCGCTATCGGCTGGTGGAGCTGCACCGCAAACGCATCGACAACGGTGAACGCAGCGTGCTGGTTGGATTGCAGTCATTTGCAGAAGGGTTGGATCTGAAAGGGGACTACCTGACGCAGGTCCACATTCATAAAATTGCCTTCCCGCCTATCGATAGCCCGGTGGTGATCACCGAAGGCGAGTGGCTGAAAAGCCTGAATCGTTATCCGTTTGAAGTACAAAGCCTGCCTGCGGCATCGTTTAACCTGATTCAGCAAGTGGGGCGTTTGATTCGTAGCCACGGCTGCTGGGGCGAGATTGTCATTTATGACAAACGTCTGCTGACCAAGAACTACGGCCAGCGCTTACTGAACGCGCTGCCGGTGTTTCCGATTGAACAACCGGACGTTCCGGAAGTGAAAAAAAGCCCGACAAAAGTGGCCGCCGGGCGTAAAAAAAGCATCCGTGCTAAGAGGCGCGGTCCTACTGGTAAGTAAAGGTGGCTTGCACAACGCTGCTGAAGGTGCCTGCCGCGACGGGCATTGAGGTCGCGTAATAGCGTGCCGCCATCGGAAAATCGGCCATGTGCGTGCTGGCATCAATGACCGCACTGAATCTGGCCTGGGGTGCAAGCACGATATAATCCAGACGATCGGCTAACTCTAATGCCATTCCTTTTGCGGTTCCGCTATTGGCGAACTTAAAGGGATGTATGGCATCGCGCTGACCATCAAGAGAGATAGTGGCAACCGCCAGCGTTGGCGGGCAATTTGTCAGTTTTAAATCAAAATCTTTCCACGGACCGGTATCGCCGACATTCTTGAAATCAGTGGACACGGCCTGCCCCAGATCCACCACCATATTCTGGCTGGCACTGTCGACCTCGCAGGTCGTGTCGTAAATGTTGCCCTCGATATTCAGCGTAACGTCAGTCGCGCCCGCGGAGAGGCTCATCAACGCGAGTAAAAATAGTAACGTTCTCATCATCCCTCCATTACTGGTATTCAAGATCGATTGTGGCAATCGTGTTAGCTTTACCCGCGGTAACGGTGGCGTCCGTCTGGTAATACTGTACGGCGAAGCGGATGACATCCGGAACGTTAGGTTCGGTTTTTCCACCGACCGGGATAGGGTAGTCGTATCTGAGATCGACACCGTCAAGCAGCATTCTCACACCAACGCCCGTAGCGCTGTCGTTGCCCGGGGTAAGGTTCAGGACATCATCAAACTGGCTATTAAGGCCATTCGCGCTGGTTACCGAGGCCGTGAGGTTGACCGCTTCCGTACAGGTGGCGTTGATATCGAAATACTTCCACGCCGTATAGCTGCCCACGTGAGTAAATTGTGAAACCGGGAAGTCACCTAACGTCACCGTCAGGTTCAGAGGATCGATGGAGCAGGTTGCCGTTCTTTCGGAGAGCGTGGCGGAAAAGTTGCTTGTATTCTGCGAACCAGATATACCGGCAGATTTATAAACGCCAAATCCAAAGGACGTCAGGGTATTTGTCAGGGTCCCACTGCCAATATGTGTTGCTGTTTTGATGAGACGTTCGGTGTAGCTGAAAGATAACGTTTGGCCGCTATCACTGGTGACGGTTCCCAGTGGCGTTGAGGTTGAATCACACTCGTAGCCCATGCCACGAACGATCTGTCCGCTGCTGTTTAACAGTTCAATGCCGATACCGTCAATATTGGTGGAGTAAACGCCCGGCATGCCTCCCACTTCTGTACCCGTTCCGTAATAGCACGCGATAACGGTGTGACTCGCTAGCTTTCCGGTGCAACTGCCTGTCACGGTGTGCGTTTTTGCCGAACCCGGGATGACGCTGCCAACATCAAGGGTGGTAGGGACAGAAAGCGTACCGGCAGCAATAGTATAGGGCAGGTCTGGAGAATCACAGGTTGTCGCCGCATGAGCATGCGGCACCAGACAGGCGCTTGTGAGGAGGACAACCAGCGCAAAGGTATATTTAAACATGTTCATTTTTTTCTCGGAAAGGTTTATACGCACTGCGCCGTGATGTTAATAACAGCACCGTTGTCTTTTGTTGGCAGGTGATAGGTTGCGGCGCAATGGCTGTCGGCAGTTTGTCCCCAGCTAACGTCAACCGTGCCTTTTTCCTGCATGCCGGTCAGATAAACCTGCCCGCCATCGCCCACGATAAACTCGCCATCCTGATGAGCCTGAGATGCCGTTGCGCCGAACGGGATAGCGCTGCCATCAGCGCGTTTCAGCGTCATTAATACCCGGCTGCCAACGTGCGTTTCATAATGTGCGCGCACGATGGCGCCGCGCGTTGGCGTCACGGTTTTGGCCGCCTGGTCAACATCCGCATTTCCCGGCAGCGTTTCGGTGTTGAGTGCAAGGGTGTTATGACGGTACGGCGACACGTACGGCACAATGGCATAGCCGCGGAAATCGGTATTCACGCCGGTCTGATTGGTGATGTTGGTGTCGTCTGCACCCGGGGCTTCGACCAGCGCGGCCGTCTCGCCCATTGGCTGACCCAGTGTGATGCCGTGCGCATGGGCGATCATACTTCCCTGCAACCCAACGTTAAGCTGTTGCTGCTGGTTATCCTGGGAATACCCGGCATTTACTTCACCGTAAGTACCTTTGTAATCTGCATTCAGGCTGGTGCTGTCGCCGCTGCTCTGACTGTGGCCTTGCTGAACACCCCAGCTCAGGTTATTGCCTGCAAGTGCGGTGCCGTTCAGACCCACGCTTTGGGTGGTATCGTGTTTTGTGCTGTTCAGGTTGTAGTTGACCCAGGTATTGCTGAGCCAGTGTTCGAGCGGGACAGAGACGTTGAAAGCGATGTTTTGTTCGCTCGTTTTTTCGTTGTTATCGTCACCGCCATCACGCGTGTTTTTATCCAGTCCATAACTGAGCCCGTAGCTGATGCCGTGCCATGAGTTGTTGTAGCCAATGTTCATTGAGGTCATCCCCTGGCTTGCGTTCCAGTAGCTTTCTTTAACCAGGCTTAATGTCAGGGACCCAAACGTACCGCCCAGAGACTGATCGACCGTGGCCTCCTGGCGGTCGCGGCGGGTATCGGGCGCTTCCCAGTCATCATTAAGGGTGTGTGAATCCAGGGTGTCTTGTAGGGTGTAAAAGCCTTTACTGCTGTAGCGATATCCGGCAATGGCAAAATGGGTGCCCGTGGTGGCAAAATCTTTGCTGTAGCGCACGCGCCACGATTGCCCTTGCGTAGGATCGCGATCCTGCATGGCAGATTTAGCATCGGTGACGTCAACGGAGAAGGCACCGAAATCGCCGATGTTTTTACCGATCCCGAATGCCAGCGCATCATAATACTGGCTGGCCTGAAGGCCGCCGTAGGCCGTTAAGCCATAAGGCAGCCCGTAGATGACCGTTCCCTGCATGAAAGGGGTTTTTTCGACGTCATTATCGTAGCTGCGGTAACGCCCGGCCGTCAGGCTATACTTGAGGCGGCCTTCGCGCTGAAGCACCGGGACAGAGGCATAGGGCACCACGAAATGCTGCTCGCTGCCGTCCGTCTCTTTCACGGTGACGTTGAGGTCTCCGCTTCCGCCGGTAGGGTAAAGATCGTTAATTTCGAACGGGCCTGGGGCAACATAGTTCTGATAAATCACATACCCATTTTGACGTACAAGAACCTGCGCGTTGCTGTGTGCTGTGCCGCGAATCACTGGGGCAAACCCTTTCATACTTTCCGGCAGCATGT encodes:
- the dinG gene encoding ATP-dependent DNA helicase DinG, which encodes MALTAALKAQIGAWYKALQQQIPDFIPRAPQRQMIADVAKTLAGDDGRHLAIEAPTGVGKTLSYLIPGIAIAREEQKTLVVSTANVALQDQIYSKDLPLLRKIIPDLRFTAAFGRGRYVCPRNLTALASSEPTQQDLLAFLDDELTPNNKAEQDQCAKLKASLDSYKWDGLRDHTDQAIGDDLWRRLSTDKASCLNRNCHYYRECPFFVARREIQEAEVVVANHALVMAALESEAVLPEPKNLLLVLDEGHHLPDVARDALEMSAEITAPWFRLQLDLFCKLVATCMEQFRPKTTPPLAVPERLSEHCEEAYSLIASLNNILNLWLPATQEAEHRFAMGELPNEVMAICQQLAKHLEKLRGLAEMFLNDLSEKTGTHDVVRLHRILLQMNRALGMFEAQSKLWRLASMAQASGAPVTKWATREVKDGQAHLFFHCVGIRVADQLEKLIWRSVPHVVVTSATLRSLNSFSRLQEMSGLKEKAGDRFVALDSPFNHCEQGKLVIPRMKYEPLIDNEEQHIAEMAAYFREQVESKKHSGMLVLFASGRAMQRFLEHVTDLRLLLLVQGDQPRYRLVELHRKRIDNGERSVLVGLQSFAEGLDLKGDYLTQVHIHKIAFPPIDSPVVITEGEWLKSLNRYPFEVQSLPAASFNLIQQVGRLIRSHGCWGEIVIYDKRLLTKNYGQRLLNALPVFPIEQPDVPEVKKSPTKVAAGRKKSIRAKRRGPTGK
- a CDS encoding fimbrial protein encodes the protein MMRTLLFLLALMSLSAGATDVTLNIEGNIYDTTCEVDSASQNMVVDLGQAVSTDFKNVGDTGPWKDFDLKLTNCPPTLAVATISLDGQRDAIHPFKFANSGTAKGMALELADRLDYIVLAPQARFSAVIDASTHMADFPMAARYYATSMPVAAGTFSSVVQATFTYQ
- a CDS encoding fimbrial protein, producing the protein MNMFKYTFALVVLLTSACLVPHAHAATTCDSPDLPYTIAAGTLSVPTTLDVGSVIPGSAKTHTVTGSCTGKLASHTVIACYYGTGTEVGGMPGVYSTNIDGIGIELLNSSGQIVRGMGYECDSTSTPLGTVTSDSGQTLSFSYTERLIKTATHIGSGTLTNTLTSFGFGVYKSAGISGSQNTSNFSATLSERTATCSIDPLNLTVTLGDFPVSQFTHVGSYTAWKYFDINATCTEAVNLTASVTSANGLNSQFDDVLNLTPGNDSATGVGVRMLLDGVDLRYDYPIPVGGKTEPNVPDVIRFAVQYYQTDATVTAGKANTIATIDLEYQ
- a CDS encoding fimbria/pilus outer membrane usher protein, which produces MLIALGCTLLGVCVQTALAEDYFNPALLDIDNPSQEKTDLSIYEIGPGQVPGKYHVDVYVNNNKVANKEIEFTLKKDAEGKSSLQPCLSIAQLKSLGIQSDKFTQDENAQCVDLSVIPSASATFHVNPQQLLLSIPQTAITQVPRDYVDPQEFDEGINALLLNYSFTAGDNHGKGENSTDQRSAFLNLRPGLNLGAWRFRNYSTWSKTSSNSDTESDFSSVYTYAQRDIAPLGGELTLGQSSSPSDVFDSISYTGAQFASDDDMLPESMKGFAPVIRGTAHSNAQVLVRQNGYVIYQNYVAPGPFEINDLYPTGGSGDLNVTVKETDGSEQHFVVPYASVPVLQREGRLKYSLTAGRYRSYDNDVEKTPFMQGTVIYGLPYGLTAYGGLQASQYYDALAFGIGKNIGDFGAFSVDVTDAKSAMQDRDPTQGQSWRVRYSKDFATTGTHFAIAGYRYSSKGFYTLQDTLDSHTLNDDWEAPDTRRDRQEATVDQSLGGTFGSLTLSLVKESYWNASQGMTSMNIGYNNSWHGISYGLSYGLDKNTRDGGDDNNEKTSEQNIAFNVSVPLEHWLSNTWVNYNLNSTKHDTTQSVGLNGTALAGNNLSWGVQQGHSQSSGDSTSLNADYKGTYGEVNAGYSQDNQQQQLNVGLQGSMIAHAHGITLGQPMGETAALVEAPGADDTNITNQTGVNTDFRGYAIVPYVSPYRHNTLALNTETLPGNADVDQAAKTVTPTRGAIVRAHYETHVGSRVLMTLKRADGSAIPFGATASQAHQDGEFIVGDGGQVYLTGMQEKGTVDVSWGQTADSHCAATYHLPTKDNGAVINITAQCV